A portion of the Candidatus Pristimantibacillus lignocellulolyticus genome contains these proteins:
- a CDS encoding glycoside hydrolase family 5 protein, with product MARQWLFQVIILIVMIFVFALMACSSISEKNSNVGNKSGSELNSLNMEADSNFKEDNEMESNVNVNANMNVNVYEKAKMIGKAVNLGNALEAPYEGAWDVVIEEEYFQLIKEKGFDSVRVPIRFSNKTTQDSPYTVEDTFMKRVDWVVEQSLNQGLNVIIDLHHFDEMLSDPSANKDRFLSIWQQIASRYSSQPENVYYEILNEPNGLITAYLWNEYLLEAVEVIREYDPHRTLIIGGVDWNGIDGLYKLKLPEEDRNIIATFHYYGPMLFTHQGAEWMTAEYGTTGLVWPGPPETAVEPNEAAKQIDWVRNFFNDYNTKTSSDNPASKEAIIRDLERAAEWGKTNDRPLFLGEFGAYRTADLASRVAWTKTVRLEAERLGISWAYWEFGAGYGVYDRSAAKWKEELIEALFSSQ from the coding sequence ATGGCTAGGCAGTGGTTATTTCAAGTAATAATTCTAATAGTTATGATTTTTGTATTTGCATTAATGGCTTGCAGCTCTATCTCTGAAAAAAATAGTAATGTCGGGAATAAAAGCGGTAGTGAATTGAATTCATTAAATATGGAAGCGGATTCAAATTTTAAGGAGGATAATGAAATGGAATCTAATGTAAATGTAAATGCAAATATGAATGTGAATGTTTATGAAAAGGCAAAAATGATTGGTAAAGCAGTCAACCTCGGCAATGCACTAGAAGCTCCTTATGAAGGTGCATGGGATGTCGTGATTGAGGAAGAATATTTTCAGTTGATTAAGGAGAAAGGTTTTGATTCTGTTCGAGTTCCTATACGTTTCTCAAATAAAACGACACAGGATTCTCCCTACACAGTAGAGGATACCTTTATGAAACGTGTAGACTGGGTTGTAGAACAAAGCTTAAACCAAGGCCTAAATGTCATTATAGATTTACATCACTTTGACGAAATGTTATCGGACCCTTCCGCTAATAAGGATCGTTTTCTTTCCATTTGGCAGCAGATTGCAAGTCGATATAGTAGTCAACCGGAAAATGTTTATTATGAGATCCTTAATGAGCCAAATGGGTTAATAACTGCGTATTTATGGAATGAATATTTGTTAGAGGCGGTAGAGGTAATTCGTGAGTACGATCCTCATCGCACTTTAATTATCGGTGGTGTGGATTGGAATGGTATTGATGGACTCTATAAACTTAAGCTTCCAGAAGAAGATCGAAATATTATAGCTACATTCCATTATTATGGTCCGATGCTATTCACCCATCAAGGAGCTGAATGGATGACGGCTGAATATGGTACTACTGGTCTAGTATGGCCAGGACCTCCGGAAACTGCTGTTGAACCAAATGAAGCTGCTAAGCAGATCGATTGGGTTCGCAATTTCTTTAATGATTATAATACAAAAACTTCAAGCGATAATCCAGCGAGTAAAGAAGCAATAATTCGAGATTTGGAGCGTGCAGCAGAGTGGGGGAAAACAAATGATCGTCCATTGTTTTTGGGCGAATTTGGTGCTTATCGCACAGCGGATCTTGCTTCCCGAGTGGCTTGGACAAAAACGGTACGTTTAGAAGCAGAACGCCTTGGAATTTCATGGGCTTATTGGGAATTTGGAGCTGGATATGGAGTATATGACCGCTCAGCAGCTAAGTGGAAAGAGGAATTAATAGAGGCACTTTTCTCATCTCAATAA
- a CDS encoding response regulator, which yields MLQILLVDDESYVVDDLSITIPWQELGVDQVHIAYSGMAALEILQQHPIDIVITDINMPQMSGIQLIEQIRNSWKHIKCVLLTGYADFDYAKQAIERQASGYLLKPVTTEQLINSILNLRQEIQQEWENLASYQRSMQTLREQLPLLRDKFLNDLLQGRKISDSQFTENANKFDLPFSVGDTSALLIVRLEDFFQRQDMNSLLLFEYAIVNIADELLQEHFHFWSCKDSHNYLVFLISPKSSIIAGNEDNLLKNVAFQLQRNVSNIIGGEISVVTTGWGPIPLKTRTLYQSAVTTVHQRIGPETGVYLSSIAEEVRLPDIPTLQSLYEPPTLFHLFETNNWDALEEKIAAIVFELGSREELSHEHVQESKYLLEAAFFYFAHRNNKLLGEIIGLSNLEHRNIHTPEQIKDWALLVLAQLKKHFDSDRKDRRSLIISEVKGFVDDNLHYVSLHSIADHVGLHPVYLSKIFKTETGNRISDYIFSSKMERATYLLTNTSFKIYEISDQLGYSNAHYFIKLFKEYSGLTPQEFKDVRKPRGNLSDA from the coding sequence ATGTTACAAATATTGCTCGTAGATGACGAATCATATGTTGTGGACGATCTGTCTATTACGATTCCTTGGCAAGAACTCGGCGTCGATCAAGTACATATCGCATATTCTGGAATGGCAGCGCTCGAAATTCTCCAACAGCATCCGATCGACATTGTCATCACCGACATTAATATGCCGCAAATGTCCGGTATACAATTAATCGAACAGATTCGCAATAGCTGGAAGCATATTAAGTGCGTTCTATTAACGGGCTATGCAGATTTTGATTACGCTAAACAGGCGATCGAACGTCAGGCAAGTGGTTATCTGCTAAAACCAGTCACAACTGAACAACTTATTAATTCAATACTCAACTTACGACAGGAAATACAACAGGAGTGGGAGAATTTAGCTTCTTATCAACGATCTATGCAAACACTACGCGAGCAATTACCGCTATTACGGGACAAATTTTTGAATGATTTGTTGCAAGGCAGAAAGATATCAGATTCCCAATTTACGGAGAATGCAAATAAATTCGATCTTCCTTTTTCGGTTGGAGATACATCAGCTTTGCTGATCGTTCGGCTCGAGGATTTCTTCCAAAGACAGGATATGAATAGTCTTTTGTTATTTGAATACGCTATCGTAAATATTGCAGATGAATTACTTCAGGAACACTTCCATTTTTGGTCTTGTAAGGATAGTCACAATTATCTTGTATTTTTAATTTCTCCGAAATCTTCTATTATTGCAGGTAACGAGGATAATCTTCTAAAAAATGTTGCATTTCAATTGCAGAGAAACGTAAGTAATATTATTGGTGGAGAGATTTCAGTCGTTACGACTGGCTGGGGACCAATTCCGTTAAAAACACGTACACTTTATCAGTCGGCAGTTACCACGGTCCATCAGCGCATTGGACCAGAGACAGGTGTTTATCTGTCTAGCATTGCGGAAGAAGTACGCCTTCCCGATATACCAACATTGCAATCTTTGTACGAACCACCTACGCTATTTCATTTATTTGAAACTAATAACTGGGATGCACTTGAAGAAAAAATAGCAGCCATTGTCTTTGAATTAGGAAGTCGAGAAGAACTCTCACACGAGCATGTTCAAGAGTCAAAATATTTACTAGAAGCTGCTTTCTTTTATTTCGCTCACCGTAATAACAAGCTACTTGGAGAGATAATAGGACTATCTAATCTTGAGCATCGAAATATACATACACCAGAGCAGATTAAGGACTGGGCTTTATTGGTATTAGCACAGCTGAAAAAACATTTCGACTCAGACCGTAAGGATCGACGTTCATTAATCATATCCGAGGTAAAAGGCTTTGTAGATGATAACCTCCACTATGTATCACTTCATTCGATAGCAGATCATGTAGGGCTACATCCCGTATATTTATCAAAAATCTTCAAAACTGAAACAGGTAATCGTATCAGCGATTACATCTTTTCATCGAAAATGGAGAGGGCTACCTACCTTCTTACTAACACTTCGTTCAAAATTTATGAAATATCTGATCAGTTAGGATACTCTAATGCACATTACTTTATTAAACTATTCAAAGAATATAGTGGACTGACCCCTCAGGAATTCAAAGACGTTAGGAAGCCTCGAGGTAATTTGTCTGACGCCTAA